A single genomic interval of Musa acuminata AAA Group cultivar baxijiao chromosome BXJ3-4, Cavendish_Baxijiao_AAA, whole genome shotgun sequence harbors:
- the LOC135635745 gene encoding GDSL esterase/lipase At5g55050-like: MRPVLHLLLLLLLPLLLAVVVSAEPKVPAVYVFGDSTADVGNNNYLPGDDAKANFPHYGIDFPHQRPTGRFSNGYNGVDFMAIHMGFRRSPPPYLSIVNETHTPILRGLRGVNFASGGSGILDTTGSTITMTKQVQDFAALASNIVSHTNASRAKYLLSRSVFLISSGGNDVFAFFFATNSSPSAAETQQFYDAMVANYSVHLKALYDLGARKFAFIDVPPIGCCPYSRSQHPLGACIDGLNGLAKGVNDRIKLLLANLSSELDGVRYTIGSSYNVVLSMIADPAGVGYKDVKSACCGGGKLGAEAGCSPNTTYCRNRNQYLFWDRIHPTHATSARAGLAFYGGSLEFAAPINLKQLVEE, encoded by the exons ATGAGGCCGGTCCttcatctccttctcctcctcctcctccccctcctccttgcTGTCGTCGTCTCCGCCGAGCCGAAGGTTCCCGCGGTTTACGTCTTCGGCGACTCCACGGCGGACGTCGGCAACAACAACTACTTGCCGGGAGATGACGCCAAGGCAAACTTCCCTCACTACGGCATTGACTTCCCGCACCAGAGGCCGACCGGAAGGTTCAGCAACGGCTACAACGGCGTCGATTTCATGG CAATCCATATGGGTTTCCGAAGGAGCCCACCGCCGTATCTTTCTATCGTCAACGAAACCCACACGCCGATCCTGAGAGGCCTGAGAGGCGTCAACTTTGCGTCTGGTGGATCCGGAATTCTCGACACCACA GGGAGTACGATAACCATGACAAAGCAAGTACAAGACTTTGCAGCGCTCGCATCGAACATCGTGTCGCATACCAACGCGTCCAGGGCGAAATATCTGCTGTCCCGATCCGTCTTCCTCATCAGCTCCGGCGGCAACGACGTCTTCGCCTTCTTCTTCGCCACCAACAGCTCTCCCAGCGCTGCCGAGACGCAACAGTTCTACGATGCCATGGTGGCTAACTACAGCGTCCATCTGAAG GCGCTGTATGATCTTGGAGCGAGGAAGTTCGCGTTCATCGACGTGCCGCCCATCGGGTGCTGTCCGTACTCGAGAAGCCAGCATCCCTTAGGAGCATGCATCGACGGACTCAACGGCTTGGCCAAGGGTGTCAACGACCGAATCAAGCTTCTCTTGGCCAACCTCTCCTCCGAGTTGGACGGCGTGAGGTACACGATCGGAAGCTCTTACAACGTCGTTCTCAGCATGATTGCCGATCCCGCGGGCGTCG GGTACAAGGATGTGAAGAGCGCATGCTGCGGAGGCGGGAAGCTGGGAGCAGAAGCGGGTTGCTCGCCGAACACCACCTACTGCAGGAACCGCAACCAGTACCTTTTCTGGGATAGGATCCACCCGACGCATGCGACGTCGGCGAGGGCGGGGTTGGCGTTTTACGGTGGCTCCTTGGAGTTTGCTGCTCCCATCAATCTGAAGCAGCTGGTGGAGGAGTGA
- the LOC103980648 gene encoding ATP-dependent zinc metalloprotease FTSH 1, chloroplastic → MASASHLLTSTLFGTRLRPKSTPNPSLLLLPRRTNSIRSLLDRNKNSNDNRLTLSPSVAAAAAFLLSSLPPVAIAEDVAPVPPPPSPPAVQFDAASKPDNPFAQSLLTAPRPQTSSDLPEGSQWRYSEFLDAVKKGKVERVRFSKDGGVLQLTAVDGRRAAVIVPNDPDLIDILAMNGVDISVSEGDAGNGLFNFIGNLIFPFLAFAGLFFLFRRSQGGPGGGPGGLGGPMDFGRSKSKFQEVPETGVTFADVAGADQAKLELQEVVDFLKNPDKYTALGAKIPKGCLLVGPPGTGKTLLARAVAGEAGVPFFSCAASEFVELFVGVGASRVRDLFEKAKAKAPCIVFIDEIDAVGRQRGAGLGGGNDEREQTINQLLTEMDGFSGNSGVIVLAATNRPDVLDSALLRPGRFDRQVTVDRPDVAGRVKILQVHSRGKALAKDVDFEKIARRTPGFTGADLQNLMNEAAILAARRDLKEISKDEISDALERIIAGPEKKNAVVSDEKKKLVAYHEAGHALVGALMPEYDPVAKISIIPRGQAGGLTFFAPSEERLESGLYSRSYLENQMAVALGGRVAEEVIFGQENVTTGASNDFMQVSRVARQMVERFGFSKKIGQVAIGGSGGNPFLGQQMSTQKDYSMATADVVDAEVRELVERAYSRAKQIITTHSDILHKLAQLLIEKETVDGDEFMSLFIDGKAELYVA, encoded by the exons ATGGCTTCCGCAAGCCATCTCCTCACCTCCACTCTATTCGGCACCAGACTCCGTCCGAAATCCACGCCCAACCCTTCCCTCCTTCTCCTCCCGAGACGAACCAACTCCATTCGATCACTCCTCGATCGCAACAAGAATAGCAACGACAACCGCCTCACCCTGTCCCCTTCCGTTGCCGCGGCCGCCGCCTTCCTCCTTTCCTCCCTCCCCCCGGTCGCCATCGCCGAGGACGTCGCCCCGGTCCCGCCTCCCCCTTCGCCGCCCGCCGTCCAGTTCGATGCCGCCTCCAAGCCCGACAACCCCTTCGCCCAGTCCCTCCTCACGGCCCCCAGGCCGCAGACGTCCTCGGACCTCCCCGAGGGCTCCCAGTGGCGCTACAGCGAGTTCCTCGATGCCGTCAAGAAGGGCAAGGTCGAGCGCGTCCGCTTCAGCAAGGACGGCGGGGTGCTTCAGCTCACGGCTGTCGATGGCCGCCGGGCCGCCGTCATCGTCCCCAACGATCCCGACCTGATCGACATCCTGGCGATGAACGGCGTGGACATCTCGGTCTCGGAGGGGGACGCCGGCAATGGGCTGTTTAATTTCATCGGGAATCTGATCTTCCCCTTTCTCGCCTTTGCCGGTCTCTTTTTCCTCTTCCGCCGGTCCCAGGGGGGACCTGGGGGCGGGCCGGGTGGGCTTGGCGGGCCGATGGACTTTGGCCGGTCCAAATCTAAGTTCCAGGAGGTTCCGGAGACCGGTGTCACCTTCGCTGATGTCGCCGGAGCCGACCAGGCCAAACTTGAGTTGCAGGAAGTGGTGGACTTCTTGAAGAACCCGGACAAGTATACGGCTTTGGGGGCGAAGATTCCTAAAGGTTGTCTCTTGGTGGGTCCGCCGGGTACCGGCAAGACGCTGCTGGCCAGGGCGGTGGCTGGAGAGGCCGGAGTCCCGTTCTTCTCGTGTGCAGCGTCCGAGTTCGTGGAGCTATTTGTGGGAGTGGGGGCGTCGAGGGTCCGGGATCTGTTTGAGAAAGCAAAGGCTAAGGCACCGTGCATTGTTTTCATCGATGAAATTGATGCGGTGGGAAGGCAGAGAGGAGCTGGGCTTGGCGGTGGCAATGATGAGAGGGAGCAGACTATCAATCAGCTCTTGACGGAGATGGATGGGTTCTCGGGGAACAGTGGAGTGATAGTACTGGCAGCGACTAACAGGCCAGATGTGCTGGATTCGGCTTTGCTGAGGCCTGGGAGGTTTGATCGGCAGGTCACAGTTGATAGACCTGATGTTGCTGGCAGAGTGAAGATCCTGCAG GTTCATTCAAGAGGGAAAGCACTTGCTAAGGATgtagattttgagaaaattgctaGAAGAACCCCTGGTTTCACTGGAGCTGACTTGCAAAACCTGATGAACGAAGCAGCTATTCTTGCAGCCAGACGAGACCTAAAGGAGATAAGCAAGGATGAAATTTCAGATGCTCTGGAGAGAATAATTGCAGGACCTGAAAAGAAAAACGCAGTTGTATCAGATGAGAAGAAGAAGctggtagcatatcatg AGGCTGGACATGCCCTTGTGGGGGCACTCATGCCCGAGTATGATCCAGTTGCCAAGATCTCCATTATTCCTCGAGGTCAAGCTGGTGGTCTTACATTCTTTGCCCCAAGTGAGGAGAGACTTGAGTCAGGACTTTACAGCAGAAGTTACCTAGAGAACCAAATGGCTGTTGCCCTCGGAGGAAG GGTGGCAGAAGAGGTGATCTTCGGACAAGAGAATGTCACAACAGGAGCTTCAAATGACTTCATGCAGGTTTCAAGAGTGGCAAGACAGATGGTTGAGAGGTTTGGATTCAGCAAAAAGATTGGACAGGTAGCCATAGGTGGGTCTGGTGGTAATCCATTCCTGGGTCAACAG ATGTCAACTCAAAAAGATTATTCCATGGCAACTGCTGATGTGGTTGATGCTGAGGTGCGAGAGCTTGTGGAGAGGGCTTATTCCAGGGCCAAGCAAATCATAACCACCCACAGCGATATCCTCCACAAGCTGGCACAGCTTCTCATCGAGAAGGAGACTGTCGACGGAGACGAGTTCATGAGCCTGTTCATTGATGGCAAAGCAGAATTGTATGTTGCATGA